Part of the Cupriavidus basilensis genome is shown below.
GGACCGAGACGACTACCAGGGTAATAAAGGGATTGAGCTTGAATTTCGCGATCAGCACGACCAGTGCGATCACCGCGATCAACGCGTAAAGCAAAAGGGTGGTTCCGGTTACGGCGCCCATGTCGTCTCCTTTGTGCGAGGTCCACCGGGACTCCGGCGGGGCTCCCTCGCGTCCGCTATGAAAAGGGCCGCGCTGGCGGCGGCCGGTTCAGGTTTTCGTGGCTGGCTGGCCCGGGATCAGGCCGCCGGCTTCTTGTAGGCGATGCAATCCACTTCGACCTTGCAGTCCACCACCATGCTCGACTGCACGCAGGCACGCGCGGGCGGGTTGGCGCCGAAGTACTCCTTGAAGATCTTGTTGAACGACGCGAAGTCGCGCGCGTCGTCCAGCCACACGCCGCAGCGCACGATGTGCTCGGTGCCATAGCCGGCTTCGGCCAGGATGGCCAGCACGTTCTTGATGGCCTGGTGGGTCTGCGCAACGATGCCGCCGTCGATCACCTCGCCGGCCACCATCGGCACCTGGCCGGACACGTAGAGCCAGCCGTCGGCTTGCACGGCACGGGAAAACGGCATGTGCTGGCCGCCGGTGCCGGCGCCGCCTTCGACGCCAAATCGTTTGATATCCATGGGGACTCCTGAAGCAGATTGCAAATGGGGGATTAGATGGTTACTGTGCCGGCGCCGCGCTGGCCCCGGCAGGCTTTGTGCGCGCGAGGAAGCGGCCGGCCCGCGCGCCGGTAGGCTTGCGCTGTTGCCACGACAGCTCGCCGTTGACCCACACGCAAGCGATGCCCTCGGCGGGCTGCATGGGATCGGTGAAGCTCGCCGCGTCGCGGATGGTGGCGGCGTCGAACAGGACCAGGTCGGCCCAATAGCCTTCGCGCACCAGGCCGCGCCCGGCCAGGCCGAAGCGCTCGGCCGACAGCCCCGTCATCTTGTTGATCGCGACCGTCAGCGGGAACAGTTCGCGGTCACGGGCGTAGTGGCCGAGCACGCGCGGAAAGGCGCCCCACAGGCGCGGGTGCGGGAGCGGATCGTTGGGCAGGCCATCGGATCCCACCACCGTGGCGGGATGGCTCAGGATGCGGTCCACGTCCGCGTCTTCCATGCAGTGATAGACCGCGCCGGCGGGCTGCAGCCGGCGCGCGGCGTCTTCGAGCCCAAGGTCCCACTCGGCGGCGATATCGGCCAGCAAGCGCCCGCCCATGTCGGGGTGCGGCTCGGACCACGTCACCATGATGTCGAAATCGCTGGTGACCTGCTTGAGGTCGAGCGTGGACGAGCTGGCGGTGTAGGGATAGCAATCGCAGCCCACCGGCTGCCAGCGTTGCGCGCGCTCCAGCGCATCCAGCACTTCCCCGCTGCGCCCCCAGTTCTCCAGGCCAGCACACTTCATATGCGAGATCACCACCGGCACGCGCGCATGGCGCCCGATGCGGAAGGCCTCATCCATCGCCTCCAGGATGTCGGCGAACTCGCTGCGCAGGTGAGTGGCATAGAGCGCGCCCGCGTGCGCCAGCGGCTCGGCCAGCGCCAGCACTTCGTCCGTGGTGGCGGCAAAGGCGTTGGCATAGGCCAGGCCGGTGGACAGGCCAATGGCGCCATGGTCGAGCGCTTCTTGCAACTGTGCGCGCATCGCTGCGATCTCGGCCGGGGTGGCGGTGCGGTCCAGCCGGTCCATGTGGTTGCTGCGCAGCGCCGTATGGCCGACCAGCGCGGCCACGTTCACGGCGGGCCGGGCTGCCTGCACGGCCGCAGCATAGGCGGCGAAGTCCGGGTAGCAAAAGGCATCGCTGGTGCCCAGCAGGTTCATTGGGTCGGGGGGCTCGCCGCGCAGCGTGACAGGCGCCGCGCTGATGCCGCAGTTGCCGACGATCACCGTGGTGACGCCTTGCGATAGCTTGGGGGTCATCTCGGGCTGGCGAACCACGTTGGTGTCGTCGTGCGTGTGCACGTCGATGAAGCCCGGCGCCAGCACCAGGCCCGCGCCTTGCACCACATGCGCGGCACTGCCGGGGTCGATGGCATCGGCGCCATCCTCCAGCATGGCGATGCGCGCGATGCGCCCGGCGCGCAGCGCCACGTCGGCCGCGCGCGCCTCGGCGCCGGAGCCGTCGAGCAGGGTGACGCCGCGGATGAGGGTATCGAACAGTTCAGGCATGGTCAGTCTCCGAGCGGCTGGCGGCTATCGGTGGCGCCAGTGCCGCGGTGCGCGTCGAGCACGTACTTGAGCCGGCGCAGGTTGTCCTGGCTCTGGTCTTGCTGCAGCAGGGCGAGCTGGGTGGCCAGCACGTCCATGACCAACAGCATCGCGTAGCGCGAGGCCGAGGGCTTGAAAATGAAATCCGTTTCCAGCGTGCGCACCGGCAGCAGCACGTCCGCGCGCGCCGCCAGCGGTGAGCCCAGCGCGGTCACGGCCACCAGTTTCGCGCCGTATTCGCGGGCGATATCGCAACTGGCCAGCATCTCGGGCACGTTGCCCGTGGCGGAGAACGCAAGCACGACATCGTCCTTGTGCAAGGTGGCTGCCACCATCTTCTGCAGCAGCGCGTCCTGGTAGCTGGCCACGGGACGGCCCAGGCGGGCCAGCCGGTAACGCGCTTCGTCGGCCATGAAGGACGAGCCGCCACCCATGCCAAAAGCGTAGACCATGCGCGCCTGCAGCAACAGGCGCGCCGCACGCTCCATATGGTCGGGATCGATCAGCTTGCGATTGACCTCAAGAGAGTCCAGGATATCCGCATGAATGCTGTCGGCCAGCGTGGCAGGGGACGGCTCCGCCGCGCGGGCGACTTCCGCCTGCAGGAAGCGCTGCCCCACGGCCGTGGCTTGCGCCAGGCGCAGCTTGAGGTCGCGCACGTCGCGGCAGCCGATGGCCTTGGCGAAACGGGTCACGCTGGCTTCGCTCACCCCGGCCTGCCGCGCCAGCTCGTTGATGCTGGTGGCGGCGGCGCCCGCCAGGTCCTGCAGGATCACCTGGGCGACCTTCTGCTCGGCCAGGCGCAGCGTGGGGCCACGCTCGGCGATGCGGGTCAGGATGTCGAAGGGCGCGGACATGGTTGGCGGGTCGATGGTGGGGGAGCCGTCCCCGAGGCGCGATGTCGCCTCGGAGCCAGCTTTGAATGTTACTTTATAACAAAGGTGAAATATCGTAATTTCAAGGCTATCATTACGTCAATCGGAATTTTTCAGGATGATGACAGCATGCTTGAAATAAAGTACCAAGCCGGCACGATCGATCCGCTCAACAAGGCGCTGGGCAAGCTCGACGCCCCGCTGGCACCCGACGCAGCCGGCCAGGTGGGCTGGCAATTGCTGGCGGAAGACCTCAGCCTGCCAGCCGCCGTGCTGTATGAAGAGCGCCTTGCGCACAACCTGGAATGGATGCGCCGCTTCATGGGTGAGTACGGTGTGCAGTTGGCTCCGCATGGCAAGACCACCATGGCGCCCAAGCTGTTCGCGCGCCAGCTGGCCGCCGGCGCCTGGGGCATCACGCTGGCCACCGCGCACCAGACTGCCGCCGCGTACGCGCACGGCGTGCGGCGCGTCTTGATGGCCAACCAGCTGGTGGGCCGGCGCAATATGGAAATCGTGGCCGACCTGCTGCGCGATCCGGATTTCGAGTTCTTTACGCTGGTGGATTCGGCGGCGCTGGTGGACCAGCTGGGCAGGTACTTCAGCGCACGCGGCCAAAAGCTGCAGGTGCTGCTGGAACTGGGCGTGCCAGGCGGGCGCACCGGCGTGCGCGGTGCGCAGCAGCAAGCAGCGGTGCTGGCGGCGCTGGCGCGCTGGCCAGGCGTGCTGTCGCTGGCCGGCGTGGAAATCTACGAGGGCGTGCTCCAGGAAGAGGCCGATATCCGCGACTTCCTGCGGCGCACCGTGGCGGTGACGCGCGAGCTGTTCGCGGCCGGCCGCTTCGGCCGCAGCCCGGTGGTGATGTCCGGCGCGGGCTCGGCCTGGTACGACGTGGTGGCGGAGGAGTTCGCCCGCACCGACATCGGCGCGCCGATCGACATCGTGCTGCGCCCGGGCTGCTACCTCACGCACGACGTGGGCATCTACCGCGCCGCGCAAAAGCGCATTCTGGCCAGCAACCCGGTCGCGCAGAAGATGCGCGAGGGCCTGTTGCCGGCCTTGCAGTTGTGGGCCTATGTGCAGTCGATTCCCGAGCCGGAGCGCGCCATCATTGGCATGGGCAAGCGCGATGCCGCCTTCGATGCGGGCATGCCGATCCCGGCGCAGGTCTACCGGCCCGGCGCGAGCGTGCCGGTGGCGGTGCCCGCGCATTGGGAGGTGACAGGCATGATGGACCAGCACGCTTATCTGGCGATCCGCCCCGGCGACGATGTCCAGGTCGGAGACATGGTGGCCTTCGACATTTCCCATCCCTGTCTTACCTTCGACAAGTGGCGCCACATTCCCGTGCTCGACGGCGACCTGCGCGTGATCGATCTCGTGCAGACGTTCTTCTGAACGGCCGCTCGCAGCAGCAAGAACCGCGATAGCAGCAACGACAGCAACGACAGCAACGACAGCTATAACAGGGGACGCTTGCACCATGAGCATCGACATTCTCGCCTTCGGCGAAGCGCTGGTTGAGTTCAACCAGCAGCCCGACGATCCCTCCCGCTACCTGCAGGGCTTTGGCGGCGACACTTCCAATTTCTGTATCGCCGCGGCGCGCCAGGGCGCCCGCGCCGGCTATATCAGCGCGGTGGGCGAGGACACCTTCGGCGAGCGGCTGCTGGCGCTGTGGACGCAGGAGCGGGTGGATACCCGCCACGTGCGCATCGACGCGGGCGCGCCCACCGGTGTGTACTTCGTCACCCACGACGCGCACGGGCACCGTTTCGACTACCTGCGCAGCGGCTCGGCGGCCAGCCACTACAGCCACGAGAACCTGCCGCACCACGCCATTGCCGAAGCGCGCTACCTGCATGTGTCCGGCATCAGCCTGGCCATCAGCACCAGCGCGTGCGATGCCGGCCTGGCGGCAATGGAACATGCGCGCAAGGCCGGATGCCAGGTCACGCTCGACACCAACCTGCGCCTGCGCCTGTGGACCCTGGCGCGCGCGCGCGGCATCATGCGCGAGGCCTTTGCGCTGACCGATGTGTGCCTGCCGAGCTGGGACGACATCACCGTGCTGACGGGCCTCGATGACCGCGACGCCATCGTCGACTACCTGCTGGGCTGCGGCATCGGGCTGGTCGCGCTGAAGCTGGGTGAGGAGGGCGCGTACGTGGCCACGCCCGAGGCGCGCACGCTGGTGCCGCCGTACACGGTGCGCCCGGTGGATGCTACCGGGGCCGGCGATTGCTTCGGTGGCAGCTTTGTCGCGCGCCTTGCCGCGGGCGACGATCCGTTCGACGCCGCGCGCTACGCCAATGTGGCGGCCGCGCTGTCCACCACCGGTTACGGCGCAGTGGCGCCGATCCCGTCCATCGAAACCGTGCTGGCGCGAATGGCGCAGTCGGTTTCCGTGATCGCCTGATTCTCAAGCCCTCAAGCCCCAAGCCCAATCGTCCGACCTCACAGAAGATCCACTGCCATGCAAAGCCAATCTCCCTCGCTGATCGAACGCCTCGTTAACGTGCCGGTGATCCCGGTGCTCGAATTCTCCTCCGTGGACGAAGCCCTGCATGTGTCCGAAGCCTTGATCGGCGGCGGCCTGCCGGTGCTGGAGATCACGCTGCGCACGCCGGTGGCGCTGGACGCCATCAAGGCGGTGGCGGCAGCTTTCCCGCAAGCCTGCGTAGGCGCGGGCACGGTGTTGACGGCGGCCGACCTGAAGGCTGTGAGCGACGCCGGCGCGCAATTCGCGGTTTCCCCCGGGCTCACGCCCGCGCTGGCCGTGGCCGCGCAGGGTGCGGGCGTGGCGCTGTTGCCCGGCGTAGCCACCGCCAGCGAGGCGATGGCCGCGATGGAAGCCGGTTTCAAGTTCCTGAAGTTCTTTCCTGCGGAAGCGTCGGGCGGCGTGCCGATGCTCAAGTCGCTTTACGGGCCGTTCGCGCAACTGCGCTTCTGCCCGACGGGCGGCATCGACCTTGCCCGCGCGCCAACCTATCTCGCGCTGCCCAATGTGGTTTGCGTTGGCGGATCCTGGGTGGTGCCCAAGGATGCGGTGGCAAAGGGCGACTGGGCGCGGGTGCGCACACTGGCGCAGGAGGCTGCTGCGCTGCGCAAGTCCGCCTGAAGCCCCTGGCGTCGGACAAAGGCGGATAGCGGGCCGCCGCGCCAGGTTATAAGCTTGGCATATCCCGACTGCTGGAGGCAGCATGGCTGTGCAACTGGCGGGTCCGGCCCCCGGTGGCATGGCAGCTTCCCGGCGCCGCGGCGCAATGCTGGCCCAGCGGATTGGCCGCGTGTTGCTTTGCGCGTGTGTCCTGTTTGCCGGGGGGTGCGCGAGCCTGCCCAAGGAAGCGCCGCGCGAGCAGAGCGTAGCGCTGGCAGATCCGGCGACCACCGCCCTCGGGCGGCTGGTTGCGCAGAGCTCGCCCGATCCGGCGCTGTCCGGCTTTCATGTGATCGCTTCTGGCGAAGACGCCTACGGCGCGCTGATTTCGCTGGCCGACCATGCCACACGCACCCTGGATCTCCAGTACTACGTCATCGAGGCCGACGAATCGTCCCGCGAGATCCTGCGGCACGTGCGCGCGGCGGCCGGGCGGGGCGTGCGCGTGCGCGTGCTGGTGGACGACCTGCATAGCGACGGCAAGGATCGCGCCTTCCTGCGCTTCGCGGGCCATCCCAATATCGAAGTACGCATGTTCAACCCGTTTCCTGCGGGGCGATTCTCCAAGCTGACGCGGATGCTCTCGTCCGCCACCGATGTCCGCCGGCTCAACCGCCGCATGCACAACAAGGCCTTTATCGCCGACAACGCGCTGGCCATGACGGGGGGGCGCAATATCGGCAACGCCTATTTCCTGCGCGCTCCCGACACAAATTTCGTCGACCTTGACGTGATCGCTGCCGGCCCCGCGGTACGCCGGCTGTCTGCCGCATTCGACCGATACTGGAACAACCCGCTGGCCGTGCCGGTAGAAGTCCTGGCAACCCCGGCGGATGCGGCCTCCGGCGCTAGCGCGGCGCGGCCCGGGCAGGCTGCCGTTGACACGCAGACGGATAGCAAGCGCAGCGACGCAGTGGGCATGACGCCTGCCGGCAAGATCGATGCACGGGCGAGCTTCCTGGGCCGCCAGCTCACGGCCGGCGGCAAGCTGGCTCTCGAATGGGCTTCGGCAAGCGTGATGGTCGACGCGCCGAGCAAAGCCGCGCCGGACCAGGCGCCGGCCACCGGCGAGACCATGAGCGAGGAGTTGGGCCGCATGTTGAGCGGGGCGAGCCAGGAGGTCATCCTGATCTCCCCCTATTTCATCCCGGGCGACCGCGGCGTCGCGTGGATGGCAGATCTGGTCAGGCGGGGTGTCAAGGTGCGGGTATTGACCAACTCACTGGCCGCCACCGATGCGCCCATCGTCCATGTGGGCTACCGGCGCTATCGGCCCGACCTGCTGCGCGCGGGGGTGGAACTGCATGAGCTCAAGTCGCGCCCCGGCCGGCCGCGGCAAATCGTCGGGGATTACACGTCTTCGCAGGCTAGCCTGCATGTGAAGGCAGCCGTCGCCGACCGGACCAACCTGTTCGTGGGATCGATGAACTTCGATCCACGCTCGGCCAGCCAGAACACGGAGACGGGTCTGATCATCCATAGCGCCAAGCTGGCGCAGCAAGTCGCGCAATTGTTCGCCGGGGCGATCGATGACAACAGCTACCTGCTGCGCTTGTCCGATCAGGGCGCGGTGCAGTGGGTGGATGGCAAGGGGGATAAGGCGGTGGTGTCCGATACCGAGCCGGATACAAGCTGGCAGACGCGCTTGTGGATCGACGTACTCGCGCTGTTCACGCCTGAGCAGTTGTTGTGACGGCCGCGGAGCGCCATGCCTGGCGCTCCGGTGCCGTCAGCGCATCTTACTTGCTGCGATCGGCTGCGCCTTCAAGCTTTTGGCCACCCTTCTGTATATCCTGGCCCAGGCCGGCCATGGTGTTGCAGCCAGCCAGCAGGGTGGCAAACAGAACGCAGAAGATCCATCCTTTTTTCACGCCAGACTCCTTTCGGTCATTGAATTCGCCGTAATTTTACCGTTGTCGCGGTGCTCTATTGAAGCACGATGCGTGCCCTTTTGTAACCGATCGTGCCAGGACTGTAGCGCGGCGCGGGCATACGCTGCGCCCTAGGTCGGCAATTCACGCGCGCGTGCGCAGATTGCAGCATGTGTCTGCGCCAGCCAGTGAGCCGGGAAGGGCTGTGCCAGCAGGTATCCCTGTATGGCGCAACAGCCCCAACGTCGCACTTCGGCCAATTGGTGCCGTGTTTCGATGCCTTTGGCACAGACTGGCAGGCCAAGGCGCAGCGCCTGCTCGCAGGCGGCTTGCAGCCGGGCGGCGGTGCCTGCCTGCCCTGGCTGCTCGCTGCTGCCGATGCAGCGCGCGTCGAACGTCAGTAAATCGGGTTGCAGGCGCTCCAGCGTTGACGTGCCGCCTGGCGCGTCGGCAAAGTCGCTCAAGGCAAACCGCAGGCCCGCGCCGCGCAACGTGGCGAGCTTGGCCGCGGCAGCGTGGTCGTCGGCCAGCAATGCCTCGCCGGGAATCTCGAGGCAGATCCTTGCCGGGTCGAGCTTGCGCGCCGCCAGGGCGCGCGGCAAGGTGTCGATCAGCGCGGTGCCGTGCAACTGGGCGCTGGAAACCAGCAACGACAGTTCCACCGGATCGGCGACGCCCGGGCAATCCAGCAGGGGCAAGGCGTTTTCAATCAGCCAGCGTGCCACCTCGCCCATCATGCCAAGAGACTCCAGCGCGGGCAGGAAGTCTTGCGGCGCGACACGCCCCAACTCAGGGCTCTGCCAGCGCAGACGGGCCGTGTAGCCAGTCACGCAACCCGTGGCCAGCGATGCCCTTGCCTGCAGGTTCAGCGCGATCTGCCCGCGCGCCAAGGCAAAAGGCAGGGCGGCCAGGAGCGGCGTGGAAAGTGATGCAGGGGTGGCAATGCCGCCGGCGACGCCGTCGCCGCCGCGTTTGCGTACGCGCAGCATCGCGTCATAGGCCTCATGGAGGCTGCGCTCCGCTGGCTTGTCGGGTTCGTCCAGCGCCACGCCAATGCTGCTGGACAGGAACAGCTCGAACCCGTCGTGCACGAACGGCCGCGCCAGGCCGGCGGCCACGGCGCGCGCCAGGCGCATCGCCGCTTCCAAGGGATCGGCCGCTGGCAGTAGCTGCGGGGACAGCGGCACAACCGCGCCGATATCAGCCTGGCCCAGCCAGTTCACTTCGGCCGTCTGGGCCAGCGCGGCTACGCGCGCCGCCGCTTGCGCGCGTAGCCGCGTCGATAGCGCTGCACCAAGTGTTTCGCTAGCGTAGGTAAAGCGATCGAGATGGATCACCAGCACCGCGAAGCGCGGTTGCGTGGCCAGCGGCATCTGCCGCCGTGCCATCAAGGCAGCCACGAAGTCGCATTTTTCATGAGGGTCCACCTCCGGCGAGCGGACGGCATCGTCTGCGTCTGGATGCATTGGGGGTCCCTGTGGGCAGCATGATTTCGCCGCACGGTGGCATGAGCGCGGCCTGCCAGAGCTCTGGCCGCGGCAACCGCCGCGCCATCGGCGCGCCGGCTCGGGGATCTGGCCCTCAAGCCGGCGTCAGGGATGGCACGGCATAGTGACGATCATACGGTAGAGCAGGCGCCGCTCGAAGCGTGGCGGGCACAGGGATAGTGCGGATTCGCCGGGGCTTGACGAAGCCCAGGTTTCGGCGGCAGGCGGGTATGAGGTCAGCCGGTGGTCTCGGCATCGGCGCCGTCGTCGGGCAGCACGCGCGACGCCAGTACCTTGTCGATGCGCTTGCCGTCCATGTCCACGATCTCGAACTTCCAGTCGCCCCAGCGCACGGTGTCGGTGGTCTGCGGAAGGCGGCCCAACAACAGCAGCAACATGCCGGACAGCGTGTGGTAACGCTCCTTGTCCTCTTCCGGCACCTGGCGCAGGCCAATGCGGTCTTTCAGTTCGGGGATGGGAATGAGGCCATCGAGCAGCCAGGAACCGTCCTCGCGTTGCACGGCCCATTCCTCGCCTACGCCATCCTGCTTGAATTCGCCGGTGATGGCCTCGATCAGGTCCTGCAGCGTCACCAGGCCTAGCACCTCGCCGTATTCGTCGATGACAAAGGCGATCTGGCCGCCGGAAATGCGGAAATTCTCCAGCAGTTCCATGCCGGTCACGCTCTCCGGCACGAACACCGGAGGCTGCGCCACGGTGGCGAGGTCGGTCGGCTCGCCGCGCAGGCGGCGCGCCAGCAACTGGCGGGCGCTCACCACGCCCAGCATGTCGTGCATGCCGCCGCGCACCACCGGGAAGCGCGAGTGATCGGACTCCTCGATGCGGCGCAGGTTTTCTTCCAGCGGGACTTCCACGTCCAGGCAGACCACATCGCCGCGCGGCACCATCAGCGAGGTGAGTTGTCGGTCATCCAGGCGGAACACATTACGCACCATGGTGTGCTCGTGCTGCTCGATGACGCCGGCTTCCGAGCCCTCCACCAGGAGGGCATGGATCTCTTCTTCGGTCACCGCTGGGCCGCGGCCGCTTTTCACGCCAAGCATGCGCAGCACCAGCCGGGTTGAGCTCGATAGCAGCTTGACGAACGGGGTGGAGGCCAGCGCCAGGAAGGAAATCGGGCGCGAGACCAGGCGCGCGATGGTTTCGGGGGCCATCTGGCCAAGGCGCTTGGGTACCAGCTCACCCAGCACAATGGAGAAATAGGTCAGGCCGGCCACCACAATGGTGGTCGCCACCCAGCCGGCGGTCGAGGCCTGCATGCCAAAGCCCTGCAGCCAGACGCCTAGCGGCTGCGCCAGGGTGGATTCGCCAACGACGCCGTTCAGCACGCCAATGGAGGTGATGCCGATCTGGACGGTAGACAGAAATCGGGTGGGATCCTCGCCCAGCTTGATCGCTTCGATCGCGCCACGGTCGCCTTCTTCGATGCGCCGCTGCAGGCGGGCCTTGCGGGCTGTCATCAAGGCGATTTCGGACATTGCGAACAGGCCGTTGATCAGGATCAGCACCAGCAATATGGCAATTTCCATCAGGGTGCGCGCCCTGTGCGCGCAGGAGTTATCGAGGCCCAAAGCATAACATTGCTGT
Proteins encoded:
- the eda gene encoding bifunctional 4-hydroxy-2-oxoglutarate aldolase/2-dehydro-3-deoxy-phosphogluconate aldolase gives rise to the protein MQSQSPSLIERLVNVPVIPVLEFSSVDEALHVSEALIGGGLPVLEITLRTPVALDAIKAVAAAFPQACVGAGTVLTAADLKAVSDAGAQFAVSPGLTPALAVAAQGAGVALLPGVATASEAMAAMEAGFKFLKFFPAEASGGVPMLKSLYGPFAQLRFCPTGGIDLARAPTYLALPNVVCVGGSWVVPKDAVAKGDWARVRTLAQEAAALRKSA
- a CDS encoding RidA family protein; the protein is MDIKRFGVEGGAGTGGQHMPFSRAVQADGWLYVSGQVPMVAGEVIDGGIVAQTHQAIKNVLAILAEAGYGTEHIVRCGVWLDDARDFASFNKIFKEYFGANPPARACVQSSMVVDCKVEVDCIAYKKPAA
- a CDS encoding amino acid deaminase; amino-acid sequence: MLEIKYQAGTIDPLNKALGKLDAPLAPDAAGQVGWQLLAEDLSLPAAVLYEERLAHNLEWMRRFMGEYGVQLAPHGKTTMAPKLFARQLAAGAWGITLATAHQTAAAYAHGVRRVLMANQLVGRRNMEIVADLLRDPDFEFFTLVDSAALVDQLGRYFSARGQKLQVLLELGVPGGRTGVRGAQQQAAVLAALARWPGVLSLAGVEIYEGVLQEEADIRDFLRRTVAVTRELFAAGRFGRSPVVMSGAGSAWYDVVAEEFARTDIGAPIDIVLRPGCYLTHDVGIYRAAQKRILASNPVAQKMREGLLPALQLWAYVQSIPEPERAIIGMGKRDAAFDAGMPIPAQVYRPGASVPVAVPAHWEVTGMMDQHAYLAIRPGDDVQVGDMVAFDISHPCLTFDKWRHIPVLDGDLRVIDLVQTFF
- a CDS encoding entericidin A/B family lipoprotein is translated as MKKGWIFCVLFATLLAGCNTMAGLGQDIQKGGQKLEGAADRSK
- a CDS encoding MurR/RpiR family transcriptional regulator; translation: MSAPFDILTRIAERGPTLRLAEQKVAQVILQDLAGAAATSINELARQAGVSEASVTRFAKAIGCRDVRDLKLRLAQATAVGQRFLQAEVARAAEPSPATLADSIHADILDSLEVNRKLIDPDHMERAARLLLQARMVYAFGMGGGSSFMADEARYRLARLGRPVASYQDALLQKMVAATLHKDDVVLAFSATGNVPEMLASCDIAREYGAKLVAVTALGSPLAARADVLLPVRTLETDFIFKPSASRYAMLLVMDVLATQLALLQQDQSQDNLRRLKYVLDAHRGTGATDSRQPLGD
- a CDS encoding N-acyl-D-amino-acid deacylase family protein — translated: MPELFDTLIRGVTLLDGSGAEARAADVALRAGRIARIAMLEDGADAIDPGSAAHVVQGAGLVLAPGFIDVHTHDDTNVVRQPEMTPKLSQGVTTVIVGNCGISAAPVTLRGEPPDPMNLLGTSDAFCYPDFAAYAAAVQAARPAVNVAALVGHTALRSNHMDRLDRTATPAEIAAMRAQLQEALDHGAIGLSTGLAYANAFAATTDEVLALAEPLAHAGALYATHLRSEFADILEAMDEAFRIGRHARVPVVISHMKCAGLENWGRSGEVLDALERAQRWQPVGCDCYPYTASSSTLDLKQVTSDFDIMVTWSEPHPDMGGRLLADIAAEWDLGLEDAARRLQPAGAVYHCMEDADVDRILSHPATVVGSDGLPNDPLPHPRLWGAFPRVLGHYARDRELFPLTVAINKMTGLSAERFGLAGRGLVREGYWADLVLFDAATIRDAASFTDPMQPAEGIACVWVNGELSWQQRKPTGARAGRFLARTKPAGASAAPAQ
- a CDS encoding phospholipase D family protein → MAVQLAGPAPGGMAASRRRGAMLAQRIGRVLLCACVLFAGGCASLPKEAPREQSVALADPATTALGRLVAQSSPDPALSGFHVIASGEDAYGALISLADHATRTLDLQYYVIEADESSREILRHVRAAAGRGVRVRVLVDDLHSDGKDRAFLRFAGHPNIEVRMFNPFPAGRFSKLTRMLSSATDVRRLNRRMHNKAFIADNALAMTGGRNIGNAYFLRAPDTNFVDLDVIAAGPAVRRLSAAFDRYWNNPLAVPVEVLATPADAASGASAARPGQAAVDTQTDSKRSDAVGMTPAGKIDARASFLGRQLTAGGKLALEWASASVMVDAPSKAAPDQAPATGETMSEELGRMLSGASQEVILISPYFIPGDRGVAWMADLVRRGVKVRVLTNSLAATDAPIVHVGYRRYRPDLLRAGVELHELKSRPGRPRQIVGDYTSSQASLHVKAAVADRTNLFVGSMNFDPRSASQNTETGLIIHSAKLAQQVAQLFAGAIDDNSYLLRLSDQGAVQWVDGKGDKAVVSDTEPDTSWQTRLWIDVLALFTPEQLL
- a CDS encoding GGDEF domain-containing protein gives rise to the protein MHPDADDAVRSPEVDPHEKCDFVAALMARRQMPLATQPRFAVLVIHLDRFTYASETLGAALSTRLRAQAAARVAALAQTAEVNWLGQADIGAVVPLSPQLLPAADPLEAAMRLARAVAAGLARPFVHDGFELFLSSSIGVALDEPDKPAERSLHEAYDAMLRVRKRGGDGVAGGIATPASLSTPLLAALPFALARGQIALNLQARASLATGCVTGYTARLRWQSPELGRVAPQDFLPALESLGMMGEVARWLIENALPLLDCPGVADPVELSLLVSSAQLHGTALIDTLPRALAARKLDPARICLEIPGEALLADDHAAAAKLATLRGAGLRFALSDFADAPGGTSTLERLQPDLLTFDARCIGSSEQPGQAGTAARLQAACEQALRLGLPVCAKGIETRHQLAEVRRWGCCAIQGYLLAQPFPAHWLAQTHAAICARARELPT
- a CDS encoding sugar kinase: MSIDILAFGEALVEFNQQPDDPSRYLQGFGGDTSNFCIAAARQGARAGYISAVGEDTFGERLLALWTQERVDTRHVRIDAGAPTGVYFVTHDAHGHRFDYLRSGSAASHYSHENLPHHAIAEARYLHVSGISLAISTSACDAGLAAMEHARKAGCQVTLDTNLRLRLWTLARARGIMREAFALTDVCLPSWDDITVLTGLDDRDAIVDYLLGCGIGLVALKLGEEGAYVATPEARTLVPPYTVRPVDATGAGDCFGGSFVARLAAGDDPFDAARYANVAAALSTTGYGAVAPIPSIETVLARMAQSVSVIA
- a CDS encoding hemolysin family protein, whose product is MEIAILLVLILINGLFAMSEIALMTARKARLQRRIEEGDRGAIEAIKLGEDPTRFLSTVQIGITSIGVLNGVVGESTLAQPLGVWLQGFGMQASTAGWVATTIVVAGLTYFSIVLGELVPKRLGQMAPETIARLVSRPISFLALASTPFVKLLSSSTRLVLRMLGVKSGRGPAVTEEEIHALLVEGSEAGVIEQHEHTMVRNVFRLDDRQLTSLMVPRGDVVCLDVEVPLEENLRRIEESDHSRFPVVRGGMHDMLGVVSARQLLARRLRGEPTDLATVAQPPVFVPESVTGMELLENFRISGGQIAFVIDEYGEVLGLVTLQDLIEAITGEFKQDGVGEEWAVQREDGSWLLDGLIPIPELKDRIGLRQVPEEDKERYHTLSGMLLLLLGRLPQTTDTVRWGDWKFEIVDMDGKRIDKVLASRVLPDDGADAETTG